One window of the Benincasa hispida cultivar B227 chromosome 3, ASM972705v1, whole genome shotgun sequence genome contains the following:
- the LOC120073426 gene encoding uncharacterized protein LOC120073426, which produces MANELKVLEANNIWSSFLFLQGNILLDAINVLFTLTASPNWPLVQLYVNNAFLYGDLVKEVYMDLPLGYKHDHLLEDTGFLSAKPYSLPLDPNLKVRSDQGDSLVAWKAKKQTTVSRSSAKAEYRALAITTNEIVWILQLLKDLQVSSFVPALIFYDNQSVVHIASDLIFHERTKHIEIDCHFIRECLTQASSCSF; this is translated from the exons ATGGCTAATGAATTAAAAGTATTGGAAGCCAACAACATTTGGTCTTCATTCCTCTTCCTCCAAGGCAACATTCTATTGGATGCAA TCAACGTACTTTTTACTCTTACTGCTTCTCCTAATTGGCCATTAGTTCAACTTTATGTGAATAATGCCTTTTTGTACGGTGATTTAGTAAAGGAAGTTTACATGGATTTGCCTCTTGGCTACAAGCATGATCAT TTGCTTGAAGATACTGGTTTTCTATCTGCCAAACCATATTCCTTGCCATTAGATCCTAATCTTAAAGTTCGATCGGACCAAG gTGATTCATTGGTTGCTTGGAAGGCAAAGAAACAAACTACAGTCTCACGTTCTTCTGCTAAAGCTGAATATCGAGCCTTGGCTATCACCACAAATGAAATCGTGTGGATTCTTCAACTTCTTAAAGACCTTCAAGTTTCTTCTTTTGTTCCTGCTCTTATATTTTATGATAATCAATCTGTTGTTCATATTGCATCTGATCTAATTTTTCATGAGCGGACGAAGCATATTGAGATCGATTGTCATTTTATTCGCGAATGTCTTACTCAAGCTTCTTCCTGTTCGTTCTAA